The Streptomyces sp. NBC_00459 DNA segment GAGACCTCCTCGGCAGCGCCTGTGGGCCCGCTGCCCGGAGATCAGCCGCCCGCCGGGCCCGCGGTGCTCGCCGTGCCTGCCAGGGCCTCCAGGTCGCTCTTGCGGACGCGGATGACGAACCAGGCGGTGGCAAGGGCCAGGACGGCCATCGCGGCGGCAGGGATGAAGGCCGTGGAGATGCCGTGGGCGAGTACCTCGTGGCTCCAGGGAGAGGGGAGCTGGTCGGTCCTGGCGAACTCCGCCTTCTGCTCCGCGGTGGCCTCGGCGAGGAACTTGGGCACCTGTTTCGCCGCCTCGTCGCGGCTCGCCGAGCCGAACACGGTCGTCAGGATGGAGAGGCCGAGCGAACCGCCCACCTGCTGCGTGACGTTGAGCAGCCCGGACGCGGCGCCCGCCTCGTGCGCGGCGACCCCGGAGACCGCCGTCAGCGTCAGCGTCACGAAGTTCAGCCCCATACCGAAGCCGAACACCAGCATCGGACCGAGCACCCCGCCGACGTACGAGCTGTCGGGGGTGATGAAGGCCTGCCAGGCGAGGCCGAGCGTGGCCAGTGCCGAGCCGACCACCATGAACGGTTTGGGCCCCAGCAGCGGCAGGAACCGCTGCGACAGGCCCGCGCCCGTGGCGATCGCGACGGTCACCGGCAGGAAGGCGAGACCTGCCTCGATCGGCGTGTACAGCAGGACGTTCTGCACGAAGAGGACGATGAAGAAGAACATGCCGAACATCGCCGCGGCCAGGCTCAGCATGATCACGTACGTGCCCGACCGGTTGCGGTCGGCGAACATCTTCAGCGGGGTGATCGGCTCCTTGGCACGCATCTCCACAAAGGCGAAGAGAACCAGCAGGATGACCGCGGTGGCGAAGGACGCGAGGGTCAGGCCGTCCCGCCAGCCCTTCTCCGCCGCGCGGATGAAGCCGTAGACGAGGGACGCCATGCCCAGCGTCGAGGTCAGCGCGCCCACGAGGTCGAAGCGGCCGGGGTGGCGTTCGGACTCGCTGATGTACAGCGGTGTGAGCACGGCGATCAGCAGGCCGATCGGTACGTTGACGAAGAGCACCCAGCGCCAGTCGAGCCACTCCGTGAGCATGCCGCCGGCGAGCAGGCCGACTGCACCACCGCCGGCCGAGACGGCGGCGAAGACCCCGAACGCCCGGTTGCGCTCCGGGCCTTCGGCGAACGTGGTGGTGATGAGCGCCAGCGAGGTGGGTGAGGCGATCGCGCCGCCCACACCCTGGAGGGCCCGCGCGGCCAGCAACTGCCAGGGTTCCTGGGCGAGTCCGCCCAGCAGGGAGGCGGCGATGAACACGAGGATGCCGGTCAGGAAGACCCGGCGGCGGCCGAGGATGTCACCGGCCCGGCCGCCGAGGAGCAGCAGGCCGCCGAAGGTGAGGGTGTAGGCGCTGACCACCCAGGTGAGGTCGGTCGTGCTGAACTTGAGGGCGCCTTGAATGTGAGGTAGGGCGATGTTCACAATCGTCGCGTCGAGTACGACCATGAGCTGGCAGGCCGCGATGACGGTGAGTGCTATGCCGGGATGCCCCTCCCGGCGGGCCGCACCTGGTTTGTGGTCCTTCATCAACGAAGAGGTAGTCACTATGGGCCCCCATAAGAGCACTAGTGAACGCTCACGTTCACTGTCGCGTCGAACGGTAGTGAGTCCCCGACAGTGAACGCAAGCGTTCACTGAAGTCGCCGCCGTGTGGTGCACCCGTTGCCCGGGTAATCTCGGCGATTCACCTCGCCGGCGATCCCCTCAATACCGACAATCCTCATAAATACTGGCACTTGCTGCCCCCTCCTGCCCGCTGGAGACACTCGGATGGTTACTTCGCGCTGGACGGCTGCCCCCGCCCGGGCGGCCTCCCCCCGCCGGCGCGGCGCCGTGCTCGAACGCGCGATCCTCGATGCCGCGCTGGAGCAGCTCAGCACGGTCGGCTGGAACGGGCTCACGATGGAGGGTGTCGCCGCCGGTGCCCAGACCGGCAAGGCCGCGGTCTACCGTCGCTGGCCCTCCAAGGAGGACCTCGTCGCGGACGCGCTCCAGGCCGGGCTGCCGCGCTTCGACCGGGCGCCCGACCTCGGCAACGTGCGGGACGACCTTCTCGAACTGTGCGGGCAGGTGCGTGAGGCGCTGTTCTCGCGCCCCGGATTCGCGCTGCGCTCGGTGATTCACGAATGCGACAACCCACAGGCCGAGCGCTTTCAGAGCGTGATCTTCGGAGGGCTCGTCGAGCCGACGGTGAAGCTCCTTCGGGAGATCGTCGACCGGGGAATCGAGCGGGGGGAGGTGCGTCCCGACGCTGCCAACGGCTATGTCCTCGATGCCATCCCGGCGATGATGATGTACCGCTCCAAGATGTGCGGCAGCGAATGGGGGGAGCGGGACATCGAGGAGATGATCGACCAGTTGATGGTTCCGCTGCTGCGCGTGGGCGGCATCTGAAGTCCCCTCCGAAGGCCTCCGGGGCGTGCCCCGCGGTGACCCTCAAGTCGACTGGGGGAACCGGGGTGTCGTGTGGGGTTCCGGGCGGCGTAGGCTAAGACCGCCATGCCGTACGAAGCACCCACCCACACAGTCGAGCGCTCTTTGCGCGCCACGACCGGGGCGAAGGTCATCGCCGGCGTCGACGAGGTGGGGCGGGGTGCGTGGGCCGGCCCCGTCACTGTCTGCGCGGCGGTCACCGGCCTCCGGCGGCCCCCCGAGGGACTCACCGACTCCAAGCTCCTCGCGGTCAAGCGGCGTACCCAACTCGCGGAAGTCCTGCGGGAATGGGTCACGTCGTACGCGTTGGGGCACGCCTCGCCGGAGGAGATCGACGACCTGGGGATGACGGCGGCACTGCGGCTCGCCGCGGAGCGCGCTCTCGAGGCCTTGCCGGTCCGCCCGGACGCGGTCATCCTCGACGGGAAGCACGACTACCTGGGGTCGCCGTGGCAGGTCCGTACGGTGATCAAGGGTGACCAGTCGTGCGTGGCGGTCGCGGCGGCGTCCGTGATCGCCAAGGTTCAACGCGACAAAATGATGGCCGAACTGGGTATCGACCATGCAGACTTCGGGTTTGCGGCCAATGCCGGGTATCCGTCGCCCGTACACAAGGCCGCGCTGGAGGAGCGGGGTCCCACCCCGTACCACCGGCTGTCGTGGGCGTATCTTGATGCGCTGCCCCAGTGGCGGCACCTCAAGAAGGCCCGCAGTTGGGCGAACGGGAACACTCCGGAGATCGAGGGCCAGCTCGGCTTCGACTTCTGACCGTTTCGTTCGCACTCATGTGCCACCCGCCGACGCGAGTCGCAGCGGCGTTTGATAAATATCAAGTCATGCCTCTCATTCCCGAGGAGCCTCAGATTCACGAGAGTGCCCAGGGTCCCCGCGTCGCTCCGGCCAGTGGCCACAGCGCGCCGACCCCCCGTCCCGTACCCGGCCCGCGCCCCGCGGCTTCGCCGCGTCCCGGCCGTCCGGGTCCCTTCCGGCCCACCGCGCCGGCCCAGCGTGCACCGCACGACGCGCCCGCGGCCGTGGCTTCGACCGCCGGAGCGGTCAAGCCCGGGCCGTCCGCGGCTCCGGCCGCCCCTGTCCCTTCCATCCCTTCCGCGCCTGTCTCCGAGGCCCCGGCGGCCCCGCAGGTCCAGCTGATCCCGGCCTCGGCCGAGGGTGCGCTGGACGCTGCCGAGGAAGCCGTCGACCTGCTCCTGGAGTCGGGTCGGGCCCCCGGCGAGGTGCTGGTGATCACCACCGGCGATCCGCACCCGTGGGCCGCGCACGAGCTGTCCTTCGGTGAGGGCCCGTACTGGGCGCAGCACGACGCGGGCGACGACGTCTTCTATGCCGACGCCGCCGTTCTGAGCCGTGCCGCCTCCCGTCCCGTGGTCGTGGTCGCCGTCAACGGCGGTGCCGACACGGCCGCGGCCGCCCTTCCGCTGGCCCTCGGCCGAGCCGGTGCCCTGCTGATCTGCTGCGGTGACCCGCAGCAGATCAACTCGGCGCTGGGTGCTGGGGTCCGAGCGGCTTCGTGAACCGTTCCGGGTCGGCCGGTCCGGCCGACCGGACCGGCCGACGGAGCGCTTCTGAAGCGGGGACCGTGCGGAGGGCGATCTGACGTTCCCCGACGCGGACGCGCCGGGACGTCCGTGGCTGCCGTGCGGCTCTCTGCCGTGCCTTGGCCCGGGCGGCAGGAGACGGGATCCCAATGGCGCAGCGTTATGGGCGACAGGGGCACGCGCACGCGTGCCCCTGTCGTCGTGCGTGCCGGATGCCGTCAGGGCGAATCGTGTTGCCCATCATGGGCTGGGGCTTCTCGCCCGTGTACGTCGTACCGGCGGACGCCGTTGTCCGTGGCGGCTGATCCCTGTACGGCTGAGGCGCGTTCCGCTGGGCGCCTGTGTCAGCGGGCTGCCGCGCGGCGCAGGATGTCCGAGGCGGCGCCTCCGGTGCGGGGCATCGGCAGCGGTGGCGGTGCCTCGGACATGGCGAAGGGCTCCGGGGGTGAATCCGCGTTCGGGCGGCGTCCTCCGCGACCCTCGCCGAGCACCTGCCAGCCGTCGCGGGTCAGCGTGATGTACGCGCCGCAGCGCAGCCCGTGGAGGGTGCAGGCGTCACGCAGACCCCACATCCACGCGCCGTCCTCCTCGGTCCAGCGGGCGTCGCCGTCGCGGCAGTAGAGCAGGACGGCGGTGCGCACCGGAGTACGGCGACGCAGGTCGTGAGGGATGACCCGACGCAGCTGCGCGAGCAGCGAGTTGCGGAACATCCAGCCGTCGGCCGGCGCCGAGCGGCGGGTGAACGAGGCGCTCGCCCGCAGCCGTTCGTCCGGATCGAGGACGGCCACGATCGCGGTCGCGGGCCCGGGGCGATGCCGCGCGTGCAGTCCGCTGACGACCTCGCGGGGATTGCGCAGCAGGGGAATCCCGGCTGCGGCCCACTCCGCGGGTTCGAGCATGCGGGCTGCTGAGTTGGTGGAAGCGGCGGACAGGTCGGCAGACGTCGACATGGATGCCGCGGGGGACGGAGCGAATCCGAAGGTCACGGTCCTCCCTTCGGCTACGCGCCCACACTGCGGGCGGAGATCGGACTTGGGGGAGCGCACACCGCGGCGGAGCCCTGCCGGACCACGGACACGCCGTGCGGGGAGCGGACTTCAATTCTCGCTGTCGAACTGGGTTGCGGCAACGAGCAAATGGGGCCACCGACCGGCTTCTGGTGATCTGTGGATTATATCCCTGCCCGGTGTGTCATTTGTAGACGGCTGAGGTGGCCGGGAACATGCCGTTGGTCCGCTTGTTCGGTTTGGTTCACGTTCCCGTCATCGATGACGCAGGACGAGGACCAGTGGCAACACCGCCTGCACGACGGTGAGTCGCCGTCCCAAGCCTCCACCGCCCGGGTCCACACGGTCGCGGTGAAGTCGTCCGAAAGGGGGACCGGGTCCACCGTCCGAGCGGCCGGGAAGGGAAGGGCGCTGGGCATGTCGTCATGGCCGAGGATTGGGCCGATGTCAGTGCCGTGGGGTTGCATGGGGGCATGAGCAACCAGGAGCTACGTGACGAAGCCGACGCCATCCTCGCTGAGCTGGTCGGTGCCCCTGGGGGTTCGGCGCGGTTGCGGGAGGACCAGTGGCAGGCGGTGGCCGCCCTGGTGGAGGAGCGCAGGCG contains these protein-coding regions:
- a CDS encoding MFS transporter; this translates as MTTSSLMKDHKPGAARREGHPGIALTVIAACQLMVVLDATIVNIALPHIQGALKFSTTDLTWVVSAYTLTFGGLLLLGGRAGDILGRRRVFLTGILVFIAASLLGGLAQEPWQLLAARALQGVGGAIASPTSLALITTTFAEGPERNRAFGVFAAVSAGGGAVGLLAGGMLTEWLDWRWVLFVNVPIGLLIAVLTPLYISESERHPGRFDLVGALTSTLGMASLVYGFIRAAEKGWRDGLTLASFATAVILLVLFAFVEMRAKEPITPLKMFADRNRSGTYVIMLSLAAAMFGMFFFIVLFVQNVLLYTPIEAGLAFLPVTVAIATGAGLSQRFLPLLGPKPFMVVGSALATLGLAWQAFITPDSSYVGGVLGPMLVFGFGMGLNFVTLTLTAVSGVAAHEAGAASGLLNVTQQVGGSLGLSILTTVFGSASRDEAAKQVPKFLAEATAEQKAEFARTDQLPSPWSHEVLAHGISTAFIPAAAMAVLALATAWFVIRVRKSDLEALAGTASTAGPAGG
- a CDS encoding TetR/AcrR family transcriptional regulator; translated protein: MVTSRWTAAPARAASPRRRGAVLERAILDAALEQLSTVGWNGLTMEGVAAGAQTGKAAVYRRWPSKEDLVADALQAGLPRFDRAPDLGNVRDDLLELCGQVREALFSRPGFALRSVIHECDNPQAERFQSVIFGGLVEPTVKLLREIVDRGIERGEVRPDAANGYVLDAIPAMMMYRSKMCGSEWGERDIEEMIDQLMVPLLRVGGI
- a CDS encoding ribonuclease HII: MPYEAPTHTVERSLRATTGAKVIAGVDEVGRGAWAGPVTVCAAVTGLRRPPEGLTDSKLLAVKRRTQLAEVLREWVTSYALGHASPEEIDDLGMTAALRLAAERALEALPVRPDAVILDGKHDYLGSPWQVRTVIKGDQSCVAVAAASVIAKVQRDKMMAELGIDHADFGFAANAGYPSPVHKAALEERGPTPYHRLSWAYLDALPQWRHLKKARSWANGNTPEIEGQLGFDF